One segment of Ficedula albicollis isolate OC2 chromosome 2, FicAlb1.5, whole genome shotgun sequence DNA contains the following:
- the FAM133B gene encoding protein FAM133B: MNPIAMARARGPAPNSGPTIQDYLNRPRPTWEEVKEQLEKKKKGSRALAEFEEKMNENWRKELEKHREKLLGGNESSSKKKEKKKKEKKKSNRLSSSSSSSSSSDSSSSSSDSEDEDKKQGKKRRKKKYRSSRKSSASTTSESESDSKDSTKKKRSKEDCEKEKEGKNHHRKRKKADRGDGPLSSESVSESDQTEEVQAKKKKSNEEKEKTDKTKKRKKHKKHGKKKKKKTAGSNSDSE, translated from the exons ATGAATCCCATAGCTATGGCCAGGGCACGAGGTCCTGCCCCAAATTCAGGACCAACAATACAAGACTACTTGAACAGGCCAAGACCAACATG GGAAGAAGTGAAAGAGcaactagaaaagaaaaagaaaggatcCAGGGCTTTGGCTGAGTTTGAAGAAAAGATGAATGAG aattggaggaaagaactggaaaaacaCAGGGAGAAATTACTGGGTGGAAATGAGAgttcctccaaaaaaaaagag aaaaagaaaaaggaaaagaagaagtCTAATAGG TTgtcttcatcttcctcttcttcatcaAGCTCTGATTCTTCCAGCAGTTCATCTGATTCAGAAGATGAG GATAaaaagcaagggaagaaaagaaggaagaagaagtaTCGCTCCTCCCGGAAATCTTCAGCAAGCACAACTTCAGAATCTGAGTCAGACAGCAAG GATAGCACAAAAAAGAAGAGGTCAAAGGAAgactgtgaaaaagaaaag GAAGGTAAAAATcaccacaggaaaaggaagaaggcaGATCGTGGTGATGGACCGTTATCGTCAGAATCTGTATCTGAATCAGATCAGACAGAGGAG gtgcaagcaaaaaagaagaaaagcaatgaggaaaaagagaaaaca gataaaacaaaaaagagaaagaagcacaAGAAACATggtaaaaagaagaaaaagaagactgCTGGTTCAAATTCAgattcagaataa